The Mangrovivirga cuniculi genomic sequence ATCTTCTTAACCACCATTTCGGTAGTCTTTCATTTAAATAAAGAACGCAGTTCTTCTAATAGGGAACCATCTTTGAAAAATGAATATGAAGATCAGTTTACACATTGGTGGAATAATAAAAAAGAAGCTAAGAGAAACGGGGCATCTAAAGCAGATAAACCCGAAGAATTTCTTAATTATTATAATTCTATTCGTACTAAATACGGTGATAATGGCCCGAAATACGGAGTGAATTATTTATTGGAGGAATCTGAAAAATTAGGATCTCAGAATTTTATAAAAAATAAGTTATTAGTATTTGACGAAAGAGGTCCTGCTAATGTACCAGGCCGTACCAGAGGATTAATAGTAGATCCAAGAGATGCGACTGGAAATACTTGGTTTGCAGGATCTGTTGGTGGTGGTATCTGGAAAACCACAGATGCGGGTACAACCTGGGAAAATAAAACGCCTGAACTACCAAATATCGCCATTAGTTGGTTGGTGATGGCACCTTCTGACAACCAAATATTATATGCTGGCACAGGTGAAGGATTTTCTGCTTCAGCTGGATTTATAAAAGGTGCCGGAGTATTTAAATCAATTGACGGAGGTGAAACCTGGAATCAATTGCAATCAACGGCAAATGAGAATTTCCAAACAATTAGTAGAATAATAGTTGATCCTGAAAATCCGGATGTTGTATTAGTTTGTGCTAATAATGACCCACTAAATGCTGATACGTTTAATAGTGGAATCTTCAAAACGACTGATGGAGGTGATTCCTGGAGTCGAGTTTATGATGCACAGCGTTCTTATGTTCAGGACCTTGATTACGAACCAGGTAACTTCTCAGTTATTTATGCTGCTGAAAGAAGGTTTGGAGTATTGAAATCTACTGACGCAGGAGAAACCTGGGAAAGTGCTAATACAGGAATGCAACCTTCAGGAAGAGTTGAAATTACTGTTTCTCCAGTTAAAACGGACAGACTTTTTGCCTCTGCAGAAGGTGGTCAAACCGGAAATGGTTCTGATCTTTATATCTCTGATGATGGTGCTCAAACATGGAATTTGTTATTAGAATCTTCTAAGAGTGATAACATAGAAAACAATGTAGACTTTCTTGGTGGTCAGGGATGGTATGACAATATTGTTATGCCGCACCCGTTTGATAAGGATATTGTTTATGTAGGAGGTGTTAACTTGTGGAAGTTTTCTATATCAGATGGAGATATTGAGACTACTCCGACTGTTCAGGGTACTAATACAGAAGGAGAAACTCTTTTTCAATTGGTTCAATTTGGTGGTGAGTATGAAAATGGAACTATTGGCAGTGGTACTGCAGAAATTGCAGATATATCTTCTGTAGAAGTTCGATTTGGCCCGGGGTTATCTCAGATGGCTCATCGTTTTACTGTACCAGAAGGTCGAGGAGCCGGAGTAGCTGCAGGTGATTACACCTACCAGGACTATGTTGAAGTTCCATTTGAAGTTTGGGATACTGATAATAATCGTCAGCTAATGGTTTCTTTCAGAGATCAGCAGAAAGATGGTGAATTTAATCTGATTAATCTTAATACAGCTGAGGGAGAGGAAGAAAACCATTCCCGTGAATATATTTATATCCATACCACGGACTATAAAACAACAGCTGATTCAAGTATCGCAGTAGATGGAGGTCAGGAGGCTTCAAATTCATATTTCATATGGCCATATCTGGATGGAAGTGCTTCGTGGAATCCTGATAATTTACCTTCAACTGTATTTTCTATAAACTGGGGAAGCCTGAGTGGAAGAATTAAAGATACTTATGTAGTTGCAGATGCATATGGACAGTTCACTGGCGTAAATTCATTCAGCCAAACAACTGGCGCTACTACAGTTACAGGGGTACATCCTGATCACCATAATCTTGTACCAATCATTACTGATGAAACATTTAAGGAATTTAAAATATTGAATGCCAGCGATGGTGGAATTTATGTTACTAATTCTGGTAAAGACCCGGGCGTTACAGATGGAGATTGGAATTATTCAGGCAATGGATATAACACTACTCAATTTTACTTTGTAGATAAAGCACCTGGAGAAGACAGATATGTAGGTGGAACACAAGATAATGGAACCTGGCTGACACCACCTTATGAGGAAAGTGATGAAACTACTAAGTATAAAAGAGCACTAGGTGGAGATGGCTTTGGTGTGGTATGGCATTACACCGATCCTTCAAAGATTTTGGGATCTGTATACTACAATAGTATCAATAAATCAGAAAATGGAGGAGCTTCCTTCCAAAGCGCAACAGAAGGATTGTCAGATGTAGGCGCTGGTTCTGCTCCATTTATTACGAGATTGGAAAATTCTAATTCTCAGCCTGATGTTGTTTATGCAGTAGGAGCCAGTGGTGTTTGGAAATCTTCTGATTTCGCTGATTCCTGGAGTTCAGTATACCAGGGTGATGATTGGAGAATGACCACCTTTGCTCAGGTTAAAATTTCTGAGGCTACACCAATGGTTGTTTATGCTGGAGCTGGAATGGTTGAAGGAATTACAAATCTTATCGTTTCTAAAGACAATGGTAATTCTTTCGAGCCGGTAAACAACTATACTGAAGTTGAGATGGGCCTAATTTCAGGATTAGGGACTCATCCGAATGATCCGGCTCAGGCTTTTGCATTATTTTCATTTGCGAAATCACCAAAAGTGCTTCATACTACTGATTATGGTCAAACCTGGAAGGATATTTCTGGTTTCGGGACCTCAGAAGTGTCTTCTAATGGCTTCCCGGATGTAGCTGTATTTGATTTACAGGTTATGCCATTTGATAACAATATTATTTGGGTAGGGACTGAAATCGGAATAGTTGAATCTACAGATGGAGGCGAAACCTGGCATAAGCTGAATTCAAGCTTACCGGCTGCATCAGTTTGGGATATAAAGATTGAGGATGATCAGATTGTTATGGCTACACATGGTCGAGGGATATGGTCAATAACTATTCCTGAACTACCGGAGACAATTTTAGCTCCTCAACTAAAAGATATTGGTTTTTCTTTAAGTCTTGATCCTATTTTTGATATCGAGTCAAGAACTGATTTTGATAGTGTAGGAATATTAATAGAAGGGTACGATAGCCTGTTTACTGATGGATTACCTTCAGGAGTTACTTCGGTATTAGTTGATTTAGCCGGTGAGGAAAATGAAATAAGTTTTAGTTTCGTTGGTTACAAAAATGGATTGGCTTTTCCGGGTAAAAATTATATCCAGACAATAGGAAGTTGGCCAGAACCAGTTAATGAATATGTGAATTATTTTACTAGTTCAACAGAGGATTTTGGTACAAAAGATATAAAACAAACTTCTTCTTCAGCTTTTAAAGGTAGACCATACCAAACTCCACATAATTATAAAGCAGATACTGAATATGAATTGCTTTTGGAAATCCCGATTAGGGTCAGTCAGTCAAATGCATTTATAAGCTACAAAGATGTTGCAATTGTTGAACCAACCCTCAATGAGGATAATTCTCTAAAAGATTATGTGGTAGTAGAAGCTTCTAATGACGGATTTAATTGGATTCCTTTAGAAAATCCTTACAATGCTTCTTATGATGAGACATGGCTTGAACTTTATAATAATGGCAGTAATCCTGACGAAAGCCATTTTAAAGAACATTACATAGAACTTGATCAGTTTTTCGAAGCCGGAGAGATTATTCTTGTTAGATTTAGAATGATATCTGATTCAGAAACAACTGGTTGGGGATGGGTCGTTGATGATCTGATTATTCAAAGTAGAAATAGCTATTTATCGATAGAGGATGACCTTATCGACAAGGTGACACTGTATCCAACTATCTTATCAAATGGAAATCGAATTAATATAAATACGAAACAAGATTTAGATTCATATTCCATATTCAGGCTTTCGGGTCAGGAGGTCCAAGCAGGAAAGTTAAATTCTGATAATTCAATTACATTAACTAATTGTTATTCTAAAGGGATTTATATTGTTCGATTGTTTGATCCTTCAGGAAATGCGACTGTATCAAGAAAGATAATTGTAAATTAAGGTATGACAATGACTTAAATTTCAGTGTTATGCTATTTCTATAACATATTATATTTACTAAAAAAGGCTGTCCGATAATTGACAGCCTTTTTTTATGAAAATTAGTTTATATTGTCATTTTATTTTGTGATAAATTCAATGATGGTAAGATTTTTCTTGTCGTAATAACTTATATGTGTTATCTATAATATTTTTAAAAAAATCAGATTCAGAAATTAATATTTCAATCATTCTTGCCAGATTTATATTAAATTTGATTTGTCAGCTATTTGACAATCTTAAATTTTATATGTAATATTAATTTCGTTTTCAATTTTAATTTTTTTATTTTTATAAAGTCGAAGAAGTTTTTCAAACCGCTAAACAATCAAAATTAAATTAGTGTTAATAAGAATATTGGAGTAGAAATTAATCTTTTGCAAACAATTTATAGAACGTTTTGTTAAAGGGTTTATCGTGATAGATAATACTATGTTCAAGAATTTTATTTTTTAATTATAAATCTAAAGTAATAGTCAATTCAATTCTAAACCTAAATCTATATTAAGTATGAGGAAAAGTTTACTGTTTTTCAGTGCTTTCCTGTTTATGGTTTTTCAAACCGTAGCACAGGATCGGACAGTTACCGGTAAGGTAACTGATGAGTCCGGTGAAGGAATTCCCGGAGTAAACGTGGTAGTTAAGGGTACAACACAGGGTACTGTGACAGATGTTACTGGTAATTACTCATTAAACGTTTCAAGTGATAATGCGACACTGGTATTTTCTTCTATAGGCTACTTAGCTCAGGAAATTCCAGTTGGAAGTCAATCTACCATAGATGTAACTATGGAATCAGACATTACTGAACTTACAGAAGTTGTGGTAACAGGATATTCGTCAGAAACAAGAGATAAGCTTTCTGGTTCGATTAGTACAGTTAATGCCCAGCAAATGGAAGAAGTTCCGATTCCTTCATTTGATCAGGTACTTCAGGGTCGATCTCCCGGTCTGTACGTAAGTTCAGGATCTGGACAGCCAGGTTCAGCAGCCAATGTTCGAATCAGAGGTAATGGTTCAATCAGTGTTGGTAATGACCCACTTTACATATTAGACGGCGTGCCAATTACAGGTGAAGAATTTTCTGCTCTTAACAGCAATGATTTTGAGAGTGTATCTGTTCTTAAAGATGCATCTGCAACTGCTATTTATGGTTCTAGAGGTGCAAACGGTGTAATTGTAATTACTTCCAAACAAGGAAAAAGAAACTCATCAAATATTTCTTACAGATATCAATTCGGTGTTACCGAGCAAGCTCGTGAGAAATTTGAAATGATGAACTCTGAAGAAAAAGTTGCTTTTGAACAACTTGTTGGAAGAGGACCTGCTGGTGGTTTAGATCCAAATGATCCGGATGATGCTGCTTTATTAGAGCAATACAGAAATACAAATACTGATTGGAAAGATATTTTCACAAGAAATGGTACGCTTCAAAATCATGAAGTAGCACTAAGTGGAGGTTCTGACAGAACTACGTATTATGCATCAGTAGGATATCTAGCACAAGATGGTCAGGCTATCAATTCTGATCTTGAAAGATATACTTTCAGATTAAACCTGGGAACTGATGTAACTGAAAAGTTACGACTTGACTTTAACTCAACTGTTGGTTATAGCATTTCTAATACACTACCTTCTGAGGGTGCTGTTGCATTGGCAAACCCATTTGCCGCTGTTTATCTTGCAAACCCATATGAAGATCCTTATGATGATGAAACCGGAGAAATTGTTACTGGTGGTGGTCGAACAGGTTCGAATACTCTTGAATTGGTACAAACCGGTACTCGTGAAACTAGCCAGTTGAAAGGTGTTATTTCAGGATCATTAAAGTATCAAATAGTCGATCAGTTTTATTTAAAAACAACATTGGGTGTAGATTATACTCAGGATGACAGACAATTTTATACTGATCCGGAATCATTCTATGGTAGAAACGAGCAAAATGGTAACCAGGGTAGTTATCAGCAGGATTTCACTAAAGACTGGGGATATGTATGGACTACTATTGGAGGTTATGATCAAATTTTCGGCAACCATGCGATCAGTGTAATTGGTGGTATGGAAGTTATTGAGAATAGATTTGACCAATTTGGATATGAAGGATATGGTCTAAATCCAAAATTACCTTTAACACCTGATGGGTTAACTCCAGGGTCTGCAGAAGAAGGATTTATTCCAGTATTCTTTGGTGGAAAAACAAATAGTTCTCTTTACTCATTATTTTTGGTAGGTAATTACACTTATAATGATAAGTATAATTTCAAAGCAAGTATTCGTAGAGATGGATCATCTAGGTTTGGTGAAAATAACCAATATGCAGTATTTTGGTCTTTAGGGGATCATGGAATATTTCTCAGGAATCTTTCCTTGAAAACTCTGAGGTCGTAAGTAACCTAAGGTTAAGAGCTTCATATGGTACAACTGGTAACCAGGATGGTATTGGGAATTTCCAGTCTTATGGATTATATTCTACAAATAGTTACGGTGGTACTCAGGGTCTTGCAGTTTCACAGTTAGCAAACCCAGATCTTAAATGGGAGCTTTCTTCTCAGGCAAACGTTGGGTTTGACTTTGGTTTCTTAAAAAATAGAATCTCTGGTACATTAGATTTATATAACAATATTACATCTGATCTTTTCGTAAGTTATCAGTTATCAAGAACAACAGGTTTCACTCAAATTCTTAGTAACGAAGGTGAAATGAGAAACCGAGGTATTGAGTTTAGTATCAATGTTGATGTACTAACTATTGGAAACTTTAACTGGAATGTCGGAGGTAACATTGCTTACAATGATAATGAAATTCTTGATCTTGGTCAGGTAAATGAATTTGAGCAGGGAACAAGTATTATCAGAGTAGGTCTTCCTTTAGGATCTCACTATATTGTTGAGTGGGCAGGTGTTAACCCTTCAAATGGAGAACCTTTATACAGAGACCTGGAAGGTAACGTAACAAACGTTTTTGATGCTAGTAATTCTAAAGCAATTTTTGGGACTTCAACTCCTCCAACTACTGGTGGATTTACAACTGAGTGGTCTTACAAAGGTCTTTCATTAAGTGCTTTCTTTACCTTTGCACAAGGTTACAGCAGATTTAACAACCAGACCTTCTTCCAGGAAAACCCGAATTTCGCTCAGTTTAATCTTTCTAGCATAATGAATACAATGTGGAAAGAGCCAGGAGATATTACTGAAGTTCAAAGTTTCAGATATCAAAGACAATTCTCTAGTAAGGATATTGAAGATGCTTCATACCTAAGATTGAGAAATGTTAGGCTTAATTATAACCTACCTTCGTCTTTACTTAACAGAACTGGGTTCTTAAAGCAAGCTTCGATATTTGCTCAGGGCCAGAACTTGTTTACCTGGACAGAATTTACTGGCTTTGATCCGGAAGATGATAATAACATCGCTCAGTATGAGTACCCGGCATCAAAAGTTTATACTGTAGGGTTAAATGTTAAATTTTAATTAAGGAGTTACTGAGATGATAAATAGATTAAAAATATTTGCACTAATGCTTTTTGGTGCATCCATAATAAGTTGCTCTGATGTACTGGATATTGAACCAGTCAATAGCATTCCTCAATCAAGGGCATTTGAATCACTTGATGATATTGAACAGGGAATTATCGGAGCCTACGGAATTATTAACGAACAAATCTTGATTGGAGTTAGCTCCAGAGCAAGTGATGACACCCGATTATCACCTGAAAACAGGGGTCAGGGTGTACAGATCCATTCATGGACATATGTTTCTACTAATACTGAGATGGAAAATATCTGGTTAAATACTTATAGTACCATCGCTCAGATAAATAGAGTTTTAAATGGTTTAAATAACCTGGTAAATGGAGGTGTGATTTCAGAATCAGAAGCGTCTGCTCCTAGAGGAGAATTGTTAGCTCTTCGTGCATTTATGCATTTTGAATTATTCAGAGCAGCTGGAGATTATACTAGTGGTGGAACAGCCATTCCTTATATCACTTTACAAGACTTAGACGGAAACGGAGTGCCAGATGGATTGGAAACTTTTGGTCAGCCGGTAAGACAATCTACATCAGATTTTTATAATCTTTTATTTGCTGATATCGATGATGCTAAATCGTTAGTACCAGCATCTTTTGGTTTAGATAATACCAGTAGAATGAACTATTACGCTATCAGGGCTCTTGAAGCTCGTGCTGGTTTATATGCCCAGGATTAT encodes the following:
- a CDS encoding VPS10 domain-containing protein; translation: MRKLLLFTLIFLTTISVVFHLNKERSSSNREPSLKNEYEDQFTHWWNNKKEAKRNGASKADKPEEFLNYYNSIRTKYGDNGPKYGVNYLLEESEKLGSQNFIKNKLLVFDERGPANVPGRTRGLIVDPRDATGNTWFAGSVGGGIWKTTDAGTTWENKTPELPNIAISWLVMAPSDNQILYAGTGEGFSASAGFIKGAGVFKSIDGGETWNQLQSTANENFQTISRIIVDPENPDVVLVCANNDPLNADTFNSGIFKTTDGGDSWSRVYDAQRSYVQDLDYEPGNFSVIYAAERRFGVLKSTDAGETWESANTGMQPSGRVEITVSPVKTDRLFASAEGGQTGNGSDLYISDDGAQTWNLLLESSKSDNIENNVDFLGGQGWYDNIVMPHPFDKDIVYVGGVNLWKFSISDGDIETTPTVQGTNTEGETLFQLVQFGGEYENGTIGSGTAEIADISSVEVRFGPGLSQMAHRFTVPEGRGAGVAAGDYTYQDYVEVPFEVWDTDNNRQLMVSFRDQQKDGEFNLINLNTAEGEEENHSREYIYIHTTDYKTTADSSIAVDGGQEASNSYFIWPYLDGSASWNPDNLPSTVFSINWGSLSGRIKDTYVVADAYGQFTGVNSFSQTTGATTVTGVHPDHHNLVPIITDETFKEFKILNASDGGIYVTNSGKDPGVTDGDWNYSGNGYNTTQFYFVDKAPGEDRYVGGTQDNGTWLTPPYEESDETTKYKRALGGDGFGVVWHYTDPSKILGSVYYNSINKSENGGASFQSATEGLSDVGAGSAPFITRLENSNSQPDVVYAVGASGVWKSSDFADSWSSVYQGDDWRMTTFAQVKISEATPMVVYAGAGMVEGITNLIVSKDNGNSFEPVNNYTEVEMGLISGLGTHPNDPAQAFALFSFAKSPKVLHTTDYGQTWKDISGFGTSEVSSNGFPDVAVFDLQVMPFDNNIIWVGTEIGIVESTDGGETWHKLNSSLPAASVWDIKIEDDQIVMATHGRGIWSITIPELPETILAPQLKDIGFSLSLDPIFDIESRTDFDSVGILIEGYDSLFTDGLPSGVTSVLVDLAGEENEISFSFVGYKNGLAFPGKNYIQTIGSWPEPVNEYVNYFTSSTEDFGTKDIKQTSSSAFKGRPYQTPHNYKADTEYELLLEIPIRVSQSNAFISYKDVAIVEPTLNEDNSLKDYVVVEASNDGFNWIPLENPYNASYDETWLELYNNGSNPDESHFKEHYIELDQFFEAGEIILVRFRMISDSETTGWGWVVDDLIIQSRNSYLSIEDDLIDKVTLYPTILSNGNRININTKQDLDSYSIFRLSGQEVQAGKLNSDNSITLTNCYSKGIYIVRLFDPSGNATVSRKIIVN
- a CDS encoding SusC/RagA family TonB-linked outer membrane protein, with amino-acid sequence MRKSLLFFSAFLFMVFQTVAQDRTVTGKVTDESGEGIPGVNVVVKGTTQGTVTDVTGNYSLNVSSDNATLVFSSIGYLAQEIPVGSQSTIDVTMESDITELTEVVVTGYSSETRDKLSGSISTVNAQQMEEVPIPSFDQVLQGRSPGLYVSSGSGQPGSAANVRIRGNGSISVGNDPLYILDGVPITGEEFSALNSNDFESVSVLKDASATAIYGSRGANGVIVITSKQGKRNSSNISYRYQFGVTEQAREKFEMMNSEEKVAFEQLVGRGPAGGLDPNDPDDAALLEQYRNTNTDWKDIFTRNGTLQNHEVALSGGSDRTTYYASVGYLAQDGQAINSDLERYTFRLNLGTDVTEKLRLDFNSTVGYSISNTLPSEGAVALANPFAAVYLANPYEDPYDDETGEIVTGGGRTGSNTLELVQTGTRETSQLKGVISGSLKYQIVDQFYLKTTLGVDYTQDDRQFYTDPESFYGRNEQNGNQGSYQQDFTKDWGYVWTTIGGYDQIFGNHAISVIGGMEVIENRFDQFGYEGYGLNPKLPLTPDGLTPGSAEEGFIPVFFGGKTNSSLYSLFLVGNYTYNDKYNFKASIRRDGSSRFGENNQYAVFWSLGDHGIFLRNLSLKTLRS
- a CDS encoding TonB-dependent receptor domain-containing protein is translated as MVFRGSWNISQESFLENSEVVSNLRLRASYGTTGNQDGIGNFQSYGLYSTNSYGGTQGLAVSQLANPDLKWELSSQANVGFDFGFLKNRISGTLDLYNNITSDLFVSYQLSRTTGFTQILSNEGEMRNRGIEFSINVDVLTIGNFNWNVGGNIAYNDNEILDLGQVNEFEQGTSIIRVGLPLGSHYIVEWAGVNPSNGEPLYRDLEGNVTNVFDASNSKAIFGTSTPPTTGGFTTEWSYKGLSLSAFFTFAQGYSRFNNQTFFQENPNFAQFNLSSIMNTMWKEPGDITEVQSFRYQRQFSSKDIEDASYLRLRNVRLNYNLPSSLLNRTGFLKQASIFAQGQNLFTWTEFTGFDPEDDNNIAQYEYPASKVYTVGLNVKF
- a CDS encoding RagB/SusD family nutrient uptake outer membrane protein; its protein translation is MINRLKIFALMLFGASIISCSDVLDIEPVNSIPQSRAFESLDDIEQGIIGAYGIINEQILIGVSSRASDDTRLSPENRGQGVQIHSWTYVSTNTEMENIWLNTYSTIAQINRVLNGLNNLVNGGVISESEASAPRGELLALRAFMHFELFRAAGDYTSGGTAIPYITLQDLDGNGVPDGLETFGQPVRQSTSDFYNLLFADIDDAKSLVPASFGLDNTSRMNYYAIRALEARAGLYAQDYNRAISGATDVIDAVALADSTEYRAIWTDEGNTEVLFELARVSGDGRIGTLWQDTNGDVFFAPSDEVISIYDPINDVRYPSFILIDGDRDGEPELVNKYPGKPALDKLNDIKIFRVSEMYLIRAEAYARSSTPDIAAANSDLQDIKDARLTNYIPSDINDVNALLDEILLERRKELAFEGHRFFDLKRFGFAIDRLPTDCELSSACELPAGNFRFNLPIPQSEIFANDNMVQNDGYTSN